The genomic stretch TCGGGGGCGAACAGCACCGTGCGCACGAGGCCGAGCAGCTCCCGCGGCCGCTGCAGCGGTGAGCGGTTGACCCGCACGCGGTTGGCCTTGCCGGGGTTGATCTCGATCTCGACCAGCAGCTCGCGGTCGTCGCGGCGCAGGGCCGCCCGCACGACCGCCTGGTCCGCGCCGTGCCGCACGAGGGGCCCGTCGACGGAGACGCGGTGGCTGCCCATGGTGGCCAGGTAGCCGACCGCCTCGACCAGGTTGGTCTTGCCCTCTCCGTTGCCCCCGACGAAGACCGTCGGCCCCGGGCCCAGGGCCAGGTCGACCCGTTCCCAGCTGCGGAACGACCCGACCTGCAGGTGCCGGACGTACATCAGCGGTTCATGCGGGGCGCTCGGCCTCCTGGGCCTGCACCGCGCGCACCGCGTGCCCGCCGAACTGGTTGCGCAGGGCCGCGACCGCCTTCATGGTCGGCGAGTCCTCCTGACGCGACACGAACCGGGCGAAGAGCGAGGCGGCGATCGTCGGCATGGGGACGGCGTTCTCG from Blastococcus sp. PRF04-17 encodes the following:
- a CDS encoding AAA family ATPase; its protein translation is MYVRHLQVGSFRSWERVDLALGPGPTVFVGGNGEGKTNLVEAVGYLATMGSHRVSVDGPLVRHGADQAVVRAALRRDDRELLVEIEINPGKANRVRVNRSPLQRPRELLGLVRTVLFAPEDLALVRGDPTERRRFLDELLVTRTPGWPASARTTTGCSSSATPC